One Actinospica robiniae DSM 44927 genomic region harbors:
- the rhaS gene encoding rhamnose ABC transporter substrate-binding protein, with translation MINAHPFRGHPVKARVLAAAAASGLLAVGLSACSGATKSSTDAAASTAAVAGSSSSANANAATKTGLTVAFLPKQVNNPYFTISDGGGKSALTTLGETYKEVGTTSATDTAGQVSYVNTLTQQKVSAIAVSAQDPGALCTSLKQAMANGIKVVTYDSDTNADCRQIFISQASAEDIGRSEVDLLGKELDYTGDIAILSAAQTATNQNTWIGYMQDELKKPQYSKMKLVKIAYGNDDAQTSFQQTQGLLQQYPNLKGIISPTTVGIKAAAQYLDGSKYKGKVLLTGLGTPNDMRAYVTDGTVQAFELWDPAKLGELAAYACVALASGQITGAQGQTFTAGDLGSFTVGAQGVVTLGQPTVFDKSNIGQFNF, from the coding sequence ATGATCAACGCTCACCCGTTCCGCGGTCACCCCGTCAAGGCACGCGTGCTCGCGGCCGCGGCCGCAAGCGGTCTGCTCGCTGTGGGCCTGTCTGCGTGCAGCGGGGCGACGAAGAGCTCGACCGATGCCGCCGCGTCCACCGCGGCCGTGGCCGGTTCGAGCTCCTCGGCGAACGCGAACGCCGCCACCAAGACCGGGCTGACCGTGGCGTTCCTGCCCAAGCAGGTCAACAATCCGTACTTCACCATCTCGGACGGCGGCGGCAAATCCGCGCTCACGACACTGGGCGAGACCTACAAGGAAGTCGGCACCACCTCGGCCACGGACACCGCCGGCCAGGTCTCCTACGTCAATACACTGACCCAGCAGAAGGTCTCCGCGATCGCCGTCTCCGCCCAGGATCCGGGCGCCCTGTGCACCTCGCTCAAGCAGGCCATGGCCAACGGCATCAAGGTCGTCACCTACGACTCCGACACCAACGCCGACTGCCGGCAGATCTTCATCTCCCAGGCCAGCGCCGAGGACATCGGCCGATCCGAGGTGGACCTGCTGGGCAAGGAACTCGACTACACCGGTGACATCGCCATTCTCTCCGCCGCGCAGACCGCGACGAACCAGAACACCTGGATCGGGTACATGCAGGACGAGCTGAAGAAGCCGCAGTACTCGAAGATGAAGCTAGTCAAGATCGCTTACGGCAACGACGACGCGCAGACCTCGTTCCAGCAAACCCAGGGCCTGCTGCAGCAGTACCCGAACCTCAAGGGCATCATCTCGCCGACGACGGTGGGCATCAAGGCCGCCGCGCAGTACCTGGACGGCTCGAAGTACAAGGGCAAGGTCCTGCTGACCGGCCTCGGCACGCCCAACGACATGCGCGCCTACGTCACCGACGGCACCGTGCAGGCCTTCGAGCTGTGGGACCCGGCCAAGCTCGGCGAGCTCGCCGCGTACGCCTGCGTGGCGCTCGCCTCCGGCCAGATCACCGGCGCCCAGGGCCAGACCTTCACGGCCGGGGACCTCGGTTCCTTCACCGTCGGCGCGCAGGGCGTGGTGACGCTCGGCCAGCCGACCGTGTTCGACAAATCCAACATCGGCCAGTTCAACTTCTGA
- a CDS encoding NUDIX domain-containing protein — translation MSRLLGEIHHAEGLDLAAGVVERTAVRAIVLRGRELLLLHSPHNADYKFPGGGVETGESDDDALRREMLEECGANVTAILEPFGEIVEYSATVEAQAAVFRMVSRYVRCEVDDRFGQQNLEQYERDLELAPVWVDVADAIRLNEAIQRERGAHAARWNRRETLALRSIERELL, via the coding sequence ATGTCGCGCCTACTCGGAGAGATCCACCACGCGGAGGGCCTTGACCTGGCCGCCGGCGTCGTCGAGCGCACCGCCGTGCGCGCCATCGTCCTGCGTGGCCGCGAGCTGCTCCTGCTGCACTCGCCGCACAATGCCGACTACAAGTTCCCTGGTGGCGGGGTGGAAACCGGCGAGAGCGACGACGATGCGTTGCGCCGCGAGATGTTGGAGGAGTGCGGGGCAAACGTCACTGCCATCCTCGAGCCGTTCGGCGAGATCGTCGAGTATTCAGCCACGGTCGAAGCTCAAGCCGCCGTGTTTCGCATGGTCTCGCGCTACGTGCGCTGCGAGGTCGACGACAGGTTCGGGCAGCAGAACCTTGAGCAGTATGAACGAGACCTCGAACTCGCGCCGGTCTGGGTCGATGTCGCGGATGCGATCCGCTTGAACGAGGCGATTCAGCGGGAGCGTGGCGCGCACGCAGCGCGCTGGAATCGGCGCGAGACCTTGGCTTTGCGGTCGATCGAGCGCGAGCTGCTGTAA
- a CDS encoding ABC transporter permease, with product MTEKTLTSVTRPAASARRWGGAVRWDTVVSALLIVLILASYAFVGDFSNALNISFLIGNALPIAAIALPMTMLVASGEIDLSVGSTVGLSGSVMGALWNDGMNINMIILICAVLGVVCGLVNALLVTRLGLPSLAVTIGTMAAYRGIAQIVLGANSVTDFPQSYLNFGSGRIGGSFIPTAAIPWLVLAVIAVVVLHATGFGRSVFAIGASPEAAWFAGLRVKRVKASLFVATGLVSSLTGVFWVLHYASATYDNATGLELSVVAAVLLGGVDFDGGRGTLGGALAGVFLLGTLQNVMSLLNVSAQSQIVVTGVLLVISVLGPRVARQIATARARRAHTALPAGAATTA from the coding sequence ATGACCGAGAAGACCCTGACATCCGTGACCCGCCCGGCAGCCTCGGCGCGGCGATGGGGCGGCGCGGTGCGCTGGGACACCGTCGTCAGTGCTCTGCTGATCGTGCTGATCCTCGCGTCGTACGCGTTCGTCGGGGACTTCAGCAATGCACTGAACATCAGCTTTCTGATCGGCAACGCTTTGCCCATCGCGGCGATCGCGCTGCCGATGACGATGCTGGTGGCCTCGGGCGAGATCGACCTGTCCGTCGGCTCGACGGTCGGACTGTCCGGCTCGGTCATGGGCGCGCTGTGGAACGACGGCATGAACATCAACATGATCATCCTGATCTGCGCGGTACTCGGCGTCGTGTGCGGGCTCGTCAACGCTCTGTTGGTCACTCGGCTCGGCCTGCCCTCCCTGGCCGTGACGATCGGCACGATGGCCGCCTACCGGGGAATCGCGCAGATCGTGCTCGGCGCGAACTCCGTGACCGATTTCCCGCAGTCCTATCTGAACTTCGGCTCCGGCCGGATCGGCGGCAGCTTCATCCCGACGGCCGCGATCCCCTGGCTGGTCCTGGCCGTGATCGCCGTCGTCGTCCTGCACGCCACCGGCTTCGGCCGCTCGGTGTTCGCCATCGGCGCCTCACCCGAGGCCGCTTGGTTCGCGGGGCTGCGCGTCAAGCGGGTCAAGGCGTCGCTGTTCGTCGCCACCGGCCTCGTCTCCTCGCTCACCGGCGTGTTCTGGGTGCTGCACTACGCCAGCGCCACCTACGACAACGCCACAGGCCTCGAACTGTCCGTCGTGGCCGCGGTGCTACTCGGCGGCGTCGACTTCGACGGCGGACGCGGCACCCTCGGCGGCGCGCTCGCCGGGGTGTTCCTGCTCGGCACCCTGCAGAACGTGATGAGCCTGCTCAACGTCTCGGCGCAATCACAGATCGTCGTGACCGGGGTCCTGCTCGTCATCTCCGTCCTCGGCCCGCGCGTCGCCCGGCAGATCGCCACGGCCCGCGCCCGCCGAGCACACACCGCCCTACCGGCCGGCGCGGCGACCACAGCCTGA
- a CDS encoding sugar ABC transporter ATP-binding protein: MTTADQEPRVPVLALEGVSKSFGAVRALRAVSLQLHAGEAHALAGENGAGKSTLIKVLAGVHRPDEGTVLLDGSPVDFAGPADARDAGVAVIYQEPTLFPDLSVAENIFMGRQPKRSFGRVDHRAVYKAAASLFVRLGVDMDPDRPARGLSIADQQLVEIAKALSFDAGVLIMDEPTAALTGSEVARLFAVVRTLREQGAAVLFISHRLEEIFELCQRVTTLRDGSFVASEPVAGLTESDLVQRMVGRTLEELYPKQHDPTVGAVALEVGRLTREGVFTDVSFQVRRGEIVGLAGLVGAGRSEVARAVFGVDKWDAGSVTVDGRILRPGSPSLAMAAGLALVPEDRRAQGLVMEMSIERNIGLSGLKETSTAGLMSRTGERDRAFDWATKLQVKYARLGDLVGTLSGGNQQKVVLAKWLATKPAVLIVDEPTRGIDVGTKAEVHRLLSQLAADGVAVLMISSDLPEILGMADRVLVMHEGRISAEIPRSEATEQSVMAAATGTTNRSGA, encoded by the coding sequence ATGACGACAGCCGACCAGGAACCGCGGGTTCCGGTCCTCGCGCTCGAGGGGGTGAGCAAGTCCTTCGGTGCGGTGCGCGCTCTGCGCGCGGTCTCCCTCCAGCTCCACGCCGGCGAGGCGCACGCGCTGGCCGGCGAGAACGGCGCCGGCAAGTCCACCTTGATCAAGGTGCTGGCGGGCGTGCACCGTCCGGACGAGGGCACCGTGCTGCTGGACGGTTCGCCGGTCGACTTCGCCGGGCCCGCGGACGCCCGCGACGCCGGCGTGGCCGTGATCTACCAGGAGCCGACGCTCTTCCCCGACCTCTCCGTCGCCGAGAACATCTTCATGGGCCGCCAGCCGAAGCGCTCGTTCGGCCGGGTCGACCATCGCGCGGTATATAAGGCAGCTGCGTCGCTCTTCGTCCGCCTGGGCGTGGACATGGATCCGGACCGGCCCGCTCGCGGCCTGTCGATCGCGGACCAGCAGCTCGTGGAGATCGCCAAGGCCCTGTCTTTCGATGCCGGGGTGCTGATCATGGACGAGCCGACCGCAGCGTTGACCGGCAGCGAGGTGGCTCGGCTGTTCGCGGTGGTGCGCACGCTGCGCGAGCAAGGCGCGGCGGTGCTGTTCATCTCGCATCGGCTCGAGGAGATCTTCGAACTCTGCCAGCGGGTGACGACTCTGCGGGACGGCTCGTTCGTCGCGAGCGAGCCGGTTGCCGGGCTGACCGAGTCGGATCTGGTGCAGCGGATGGTCGGGCGCACGCTCGAGGAGCTGTATCCCAAGCAGCACGACCCGACGGTCGGCGCGGTGGCGTTGGAGGTCGGCAGGCTGACGCGGGAGGGCGTGTTCACTGACGTCTCCTTCCAGGTCAGGCGTGGCGAGATCGTCGGGCTGGCAGGGCTGGTAGGTGCTGGGCGCAGCGAGGTCGCCCGGGCGGTGTTCGGCGTCGACAAGTGGGACGCCGGCAGCGTGACGGTCGACGGCAGGATCCTGCGACCCGGGTCACCGAGCCTTGCGATGGCCGCCGGGCTGGCGCTCGTGCCGGAGGATCGGCGGGCGCAGGGCCTGGTGATGGAGATGTCGATCGAGCGCAACATCGGCCTGAGCGGGCTGAAGGAGACCTCCACAGCCGGGCTGATGAGCCGCACCGGCGAGCGCGACCGGGCGTTCGACTGGGCGACGAAGCTGCAGGTCAAGTACGCACGGCTGGGCGACCTGGTCGGGACCCTCTCGGGCGGCAACCAGCAGAAGGTGGTGCTGGCCAAGTGGCTGGCCACCAAGCCGGCCGTGCTGATCGTGGACGAGCCGACCCGCGGCATCGACGTCGGGACCAAGGCCGAAGTACACCGGCTGCTCTCGCAACTGGCCGCCGACGGTGTCGCGGTCCTGATGATCTCCTCCGACCTGCCGGAGATCCTCGGCATGGCCGACCGCGTGCTGGTCATGCACGAGGGCCGGATCAGCGCCGAGATACCCCGGAGCGAGGCCACCGAGCAGTCGGTGATGGCCGCGGCCACCGGAACGACGAACAGGAGCGGCGCGTGA
- the rhaI gene encoding L-rhamnose isomerase: MSDIPAVKAALAAQVIETPSWGYGNSGTRFRVFPQAGVPRDPFEKLADAAAVHAVTGVAAPVSLHIPWDRVADYGKLAEHAAGLGVRIGMINSNTFQDEDYKLGSVCHPDPRVRRKAIDHLLECVDIMDATGSDSLKLWFADGTNYPGQDDIVARQDRLFEALTAVYARLGDGQRLVLEYKLFEPAFYSTDVPDWGTSYAHCLKLGPKAQVVVDTGHHAPGVNIEFIVAFLLREGKLGAFDFNSRFYADDDLMVGSADPFQLFRILHEVAKNGGFDPAKGVAFMLDQCHNIEAKIPAIIRSVMNVQEATAKALLVDLDTLRAAQSAGDVLGANAVLMDAYNTDVRPLLAEVRQEMGLHPNPLAAYQANGYAAKIVAERVGGNQAGWGA; encoded by the coding sequence ATGTCTGACATACCGGCCGTGAAGGCGGCGCTGGCGGCGCAGGTGATCGAGACTCCGTCGTGGGGCTACGGGAACTCGGGCACGCGCTTCCGGGTCTTTCCACAGGCCGGTGTGCCGCGCGATCCGTTCGAGAAGCTGGCGGACGCGGCGGCGGTGCACGCGGTGACGGGAGTTGCGGCGCCGGTGTCGCTGCACATCCCCTGGGACAGGGTCGCGGACTACGGCAAGCTGGCTGAGCATGCGGCGGGTCTGGGTGTCCGGATCGGGATGATCAACTCGAACACCTTCCAGGACGAGGACTACAAGCTCGGCAGCGTCTGCCACCCAGACCCGCGTGTGCGCCGCAAAGCGATCGATCATCTCCTCGAGTGCGTCGACATCATGGACGCGACCGGGTCGGACTCGCTCAAGCTCTGGTTCGCGGATGGCACCAATTACCCGGGCCAGGACGACATCGTGGCACGGCAGGACCGGCTGTTCGAGGCGTTGACCGCGGTCTACGCGCGGCTGGGTGACGGTCAGCGGCTGGTGCTGGAGTACAAGCTCTTCGAGCCGGCGTTCTACTCGACGGACGTCCCGGACTGGGGCACCAGCTACGCACACTGCCTCAAGCTCGGACCGAAGGCGCAGGTCGTGGTCGACACCGGTCACCACGCGCCAGGGGTGAACATCGAGTTCATCGTGGCGTTCCTGCTGCGGGAGGGCAAGCTCGGCGCGTTCGACTTCAACTCCCGCTTCTACGCGGACGACGATCTGATGGTGGGATCGGCGGACCCGTTCCAGCTGTTCCGGATCCTGCACGAGGTCGCGAAGAACGGCGGCTTCGACCCCGCCAAGGGCGTCGCGTTCATGCTGGACCAGTGCCACAACATCGAGGCGAAGATCCCTGCGATCATCCGCTCGGTGATGAACGTCCAGGAGGCGACGGCCAAGGCGCTGCTCGTCGACCTCGACACCCTGCGCGCCGCACAATCCGCCGGCGACGTGCTCGGCGCGAACGCCGTGCTGATGGACGCGTACAACACTGACGTGCGCCCACTGCTGGCGGAGGTCCGTCAGGAGATGGGACTGCATCCGAACCCCTTGGCCGCTTACCAGGCCAACGGGTACGCGGCGAAGATCGTCGCCGAGCGGGTCGGCGGCAACCAGGCCGGATGGGGAGCATAA
- a CDS encoding ribokinase — protein MAAAAVVFGPVGRDLLLCVDDVPDAGESAGVWQRREVLGGKGANQAVAFARLGVEVALVGVVGDDSAGADALAQAEADGIDVSCVVRRAGASTGLIVEVLDGENRWRYLQDTPASVQLDGADVLGARDVVERAASVVVQLQQPAESALTAARLAREVGCRVVLDGAPEAEHRRDLLELAHVLRADGHEAELLTGTSIRGETDALHAAGNLLGQGPRLVALAVEGVGNLFAWSEGHVFYPLDGAEARDTTGAGDALVAALVTALDEGLDAAEAGRWAVAAASLAVEHEGGRPRLTYESVRTRADRQRGRPVG, from the coding sequence ATGGCCGCGGCTGCTGTGGTGTTCGGTCCGGTGGGTCGTGACCTGCTGCTATGCGTCGACGACGTGCCGGACGCCGGTGAGTCGGCGGGCGTGTGGCAGCGGCGCGAGGTGCTGGGGGGCAAGGGCGCCAACCAGGCCGTCGCGTTCGCCCGGCTCGGCGTCGAGGTGGCGTTGGTCGGCGTGGTGGGCGACGACAGTGCGGGTGCGGACGCTCTGGCGCAGGCTGAAGCGGACGGGATCGACGTCTCCTGCGTGGTCCGGCGCGCGGGAGCCTCGACCGGGCTGATCGTCGAGGTTCTGGATGGCGAGAACCGCTGGCGCTATCTGCAGGACACTCCGGCATCGGTGCAGCTGGATGGCGCCGACGTGCTGGGCGCGCGCGACGTGGTCGAACGTGCCGCCTCGGTCGTCGTGCAGCTTCAGCAGCCGGCGGAAAGCGCGCTGACCGCAGCGCGCCTGGCGCGGGAGGTCGGCTGCCGAGTCGTTCTGGACGGAGCCCCGGAGGCGGAGCACCGCCGGGACCTACTCGAGCTCGCCCACGTGCTGCGCGCAGACGGCCACGAGGCCGAGCTGCTGACCGGCACGAGCATCAGAGGGGAGACCGACGCGTTGCATGCGGCGGGGAACCTGCTGGGCCAGGGTCCCAGACTGGTCGCGCTGGCCGTCGAAGGGGTCGGGAACCTCTTCGCGTGGTCGGAAGGGCACGTCTTCTACCCGCTCGACGGCGCCGAAGCCCGCGACACCACCGGCGCCGGTGACGCACTGGTCGCCGCCCTGGTCACGGCGCTGGACGAAGGGCTCGACGCGGCGGAGGCAGGTCGCTGGGCGGTCGCGGCGGCATCCCTCGCCGTCGAGCACGAGGGCGGCCGGCCCCGGCTGACGTACGAGAGCGTGCGAACCCGCGCCGACCGCCAGCGCGGACGGCCGGTCGGCTGA
- a CDS encoding glycosyl hydrolase family 95 catalytic domain-containing protein — MTRRVRPRHRLLAAVVALAVSVPLSAATLTSTATAATTTTAWQNGAFNLDVAGVVSRSDIVLGEPNTAATQSLPLGNGSLGVAAWAANGFTAQLNRSDTMPNRLSPGQVNIPGLSTMTSASDFTGHLDVYRGVLDESGGGMTMQAWVPKGKDELIIAVTGANPNTAQSATLNLWSGRSPGTSSSGAYAAFAQTWTDNVTNGGSGLTFGAMAAITAGARSVTGSVVNSTQVKVTFTPNTDGSYRIVVAAPKWTGGTAITAAQSLIGSDTTTSAPNLLASQASAWHSFWGNAGLIEATSSDGTAAYMENLRTLYLYDEAASMKSGTYPGSQAGVADMFNFSEDHQDWFPAGYWGWNLRGQIAANLSSGGYSLNVPVFDMYLNALPAIESWTKAQMSGKSGACVPETMRFNGNGYMEGGAITSDASCATASSPGWNALDISTGAEMGMWIWQQYQDTGSLSFLQTYYPVMEQAAIFLLAWQTKGSDGFLHDTANAHETQWAVTDPTTDIAAEQALFPAVVTAAGLLGTDTSLVSQLKTAEGEIQPYPRTDASTKKSLLNSQPTSASAVATIDAAGSDVIADSYQPSAALHNGENIGLEPLWPWNVIGDATTVNGDNLTALEKRTFTNRPNKAGHDWSFDAVDAARLDDATDFASSLTTLTENYQVYINGLGEVSSSTVGDEGYIEQISTVATAMDEALATDYDGTIRFAPAWPSTWTGSGTVYIQGGSKVDVQVESGTLATAAIQAGTTTTLNVRNPWSGQQAEVVNGSTGAVVLAATTASTLKFAVTAGSTYLVELVSSPTTSMTYAQVTGSQPSAYKTLGGKVQIGLP, encoded by the coding sequence TTGACCAGACGAGTAAGACCTCGTCATCGCCTACTCGCCGCCGTGGTGGCGCTCGCCGTGAGCGTGCCGCTTTCCGCGGCCACGCTCACCTCGACCGCCACGGCCGCCACGACGACCACTGCGTGGCAGAACGGCGCCTTCAACCTGGATGTCGCGGGCGTCGTCTCGCGCTCGGACATCGTGCTCGGTGAGCCGAACACCGCCGCCACCCAGTCGCTGCCGCTGGGCAACGGATCCCTGGGTGTGGCCGCGTGGGCCGCGAACGGTTTCACCGCCCAGCTCAACCGCAGCGACACCATGCCCAACCGCCTCTCCCCCGGTCAGGTGAACATCCCCGGGCTGTCCACGATGACCTCGGCCTCCGACTTCACCGGGCACCTCGACGTCTACCGCGGCGTGCTCGACGAATCCGGTGGCGGGATGACGATGCAGGCCTGGGTGCCCAAGGGCAAGGACGAGCTGATCATCGCCGTCACCGGGGCCAACCCGAACACCGCGCAGTCCGCCACACTGAACCTGTGGTCCGGGCGATCCCCGGGCACGAGCAGCTCCGGCGCGTACGCCGCGTTCGCCCAGACCTGGACGGACAACGTCACCAACGGCGGATCAGGGCTCACCTTCGGCGCCATGGCCGCGATCACCGCCGGGGCGCGCAGCGTCACCGGATCCGTGGTCAACTCCACCCAGGTCAAGGTCACCTTCACCCCGAACACCGACGGCTCCTACCGCATCGTCGTCGCCGCACCCAAGTGGACCGGCGGCACCGCGATCACCGCTGCGCAGTCGCTGATCGGCTCCGACACCACCACCTCCGCCCCGAACCTGCTCGCGTCGCAGGCCTCTGCCTGGCATTCCTTCTGGGGCAACGCCGGACTGATCGAGGCCACCTCCTCGGACGGCACCGCCGCGTACATGGAGAACCTCAGGACCCTGTACCTCTACGACGAAGCGGCCTCGATGAAGTCCGGGACCTACCCCGGCAGCCAGGCCGGCGTCGCGGACATGTTCAACTTCAGCGAGGACCACCAGGACTGGTTCCCGGCCGGCTACTGGGGCTGGAACCTGCGCGGCCAGATCGCCGCGAACCTCTCCTCCGGCGGCTACTCCCTGAACGTCCCCGTCTTCGACATGTACCTCAACGCCCTGCCGGCCATCGAATCCTGGACCAAGGCGCAGATGAGCGGTAAATCAGGGGCCTGTGTCCCGGAGACGATGCGGTTCAACGGAAACGGCTACATGGAAGGCGGCGCGATCACCTCCGACGCCTCCTGCGCCACCGCCTCCAGCCCCGGCTGGAACGCGCTCGACATCTCCACCGGCGCCGAGATGGGCATGTGGATCTGGCAGCAGTACCAGGACACCGGCTCGCTCAGCTTCCTGCAGACCTACTACCCGGTCATGGAACAGGCCGCGATCTTCCTGCTCGCCTGGCAGACCAAGGGCTCCGACGGCTTCCTGCACGACACCGCCAACGCCCACGAAACCCAGTGGGCCGTGACCGACCCGACCACCGACATCGCCGCCGAGCAGGCACTGTTCCCAGCCGTGGTCACCGCCGCAGGACTCCTCGGCACCGACACTTCGCTCGTGAGCCAGCTCAAGACCGCCGAAGGCGAGATCCAGCCCTACCCCCGCACCGACGCGTCGACCAAGAAGAGCCTGCTCAACTCCCAGCCCACCTCCGCATCCGCGGTCGCCACCATCGACGCCGCGGGCAGCGACGTCATCGCAGACTCCTACCAGCCCTCCGCGGCCCTGCACAACGGCGAGAACATCGGCCTCGAACCGCTCTGGCCCTGGAACGTCATCGGCGACGCCACCACCGTCAACGGCGACAACCTCACCGCGCTCGAGAAGCGCACCTTCACCAACCGGCCCAACAAGGCCGGCCACGACTGGAGCTTCGACGCCGTCGACGCCGCACGGCTCGACGACGCCACCGACTTCGCCTCCAGCCTGACCACCCTCACCGAGAACTACCAGGTCTACATCAACGGCCTGGGCGAGGTCTCCAGCAGCACCGTCGGCGACGAGGGCTACATCGAGCAGATCTCGACCGTCGCCACCGCGATGGACGAAGCCCTGGCCACCGACTACGACGGCACCATCCGCTTCGCCCCCGCCTGGCCCTCCACCTGGACCGGCTCCGGCACCGTCTACATCCAGGGCGGGTCGAAAGTCGACGTGCAGGTGGAAAGCGGCACCCTGGCCACCGCAGCGATCCAGGCCGGAACCACCACCACTCTGAACGTGCGCAACCCGTGGTCGGGCCAGCAGGCCGAGGTCGTCAACGGCTCCACCGGCGCCGTCGTCCTCGCCGCCACCACGGCCTCCACACTCAAGTTCGCGGTCACCGCCGGTTCCACCTACCTGGTCGAGCTGGTCTCCAGCCCGACCACCTCGATGACCTACGCCCAGGTCACCGGTTCCCAGCCCAGTGCCTACAAGACCCTCGGCGGCAAGGTCCAGATCGGCCTGCCGTAG
- a CDS encoding ABC transporter permease gives MTATLEPVHVAAQAPASLLDRVLKMRELAILAVLVLMLLATQIDNSSFLSEQGIKDLLLNATVLVLVAVGEAVVVITRNVDLSVGSVLGVSAFAAGDYMQGGGSPVVAALIAIVVGAVFGVLNGLLVGLGRVPSLVVTLGTLYIIRGLDSVWVGSREVTAAQLPSGFTTFGHDGIWAIPYLAILAAVVLIAVAYYLRNYRSGRECYALGSNPQAAALAGVATRKRVFGAFILCGALAGLAGALYLARFGYSDAATGTGYELTVVSAVVVGGVGFTGGSGSVYGAALGALLLTSINSVLPAIGVSSVWVEAIDGVLLLLAISVDRVVALRIADLLRKRARAARSAR, from the coding sequence GTGACCGCCACCCTCGAACCCGTGCACGTCGCGGCGCAAGCGCCCGCGAGCCTGCTCGATCGGGTCCTGAAGATGCGCGAACTGGCGATCCTCGCCGTGCTCGTACTCATGTTGCTGGCGACGCAGATCGACAACAGCTCCTTCCTGTCCGAGCAGGGCATCAAGGATCTGCTGCTCAACGCGACCGTCCTCGTGCTCGTCGCGGTCGGCGAGGCCGTCGTCGTCATCACTCGCAATGTCGATCTCTCGGTCGGCTCCGTGCTCGGCGTCTCAGCGTTCGCAGCCGGCGACTATATGCAGGGCGGCGGCAGCCCCGTCGTCGCCGCGCTCATCGCGATCGTCGTAGGCGCGGTGTTCGGCGTGCTCAACGGGCTACTGGTCGGCCTCGGCAGGGTTCCCTCGCTGGTGGTGACGCTCGGCACGCTCTACATCATCCGCGGCCTCGACTCGGTGTGGGTCGGCTCGCGAGAGGTCACCGCGGCGCAGCTGCCCTCCGGGTTCACCACCTTCGGGCACGACGGCATCTGGGCGATCCCGTATCTGGCGATCCTCGCCGCCGTCGTGCTGATCGCAGTGGCCTACTATCTGCGCAACTACCGCAGCGGCCGCGAGTGCTACGCGCTCGGCTCGAATCCGCAGGCAGCAGCCTTGGCCGGCGTGGCAACGCGCAAGCGTGTCTTCGGGGCCTTCATCCTGTGCGGCGCTTTGGCGGGTCTGGCCGGCGCGCTCTATCTGGCGCGGTTCGGCTACTCCGACGCCGCCACCGGCACCGGATACGAGCTGACCGTGGTCAGCGCGGTCGTGGTCGGCGGCGTCGGCTTCACCGGGGGTTCCGGCAGCGTCTACGGCGCCGCACTCGGTGCCCTGCTGCTGACCTCCATCAACAGCGTCCTGCCCGCCATCGGCGTCAGCTCGGTGTGGGTCGAGGCGATCGACGGAGTCCTGCTGCTGTTGGCCATCTCGGTGGACCGGGTCGTGGCCCTGCGGATCGCCGACCTGCTGCGCAAGCGGGCCCGAGCGGCGAGGAGCGCCCGATGA
- a CDS encoding kinase, with product MTTALLITLRGNSGSGKSTVAAGLRAAYGRGIAIIPQDVVRREIVRERDLPGAINVDLIGIISKHLLDQGVHVVLEGILYASHYGRMLDSLRREHTGPTFGYYFDIPYEATVERHWTKSNCADWSPEDMRGWYREKDLLSGHDERIIGLESRAEETVQRILAETGLLDAPRPPHPGFAEVRP from the coding sequence GTGACCACCGCTCTGCTGATCACACTTCGCGGCAACTCCGGAAGCGGGAAGAGCACCGTCGCCGCCGGCTTGCGAGCCGCGTATGGCCGCGGGATCGCGATCATCCCGCAGGATGTCGTGCGCCGCGAGATCGTCAGGGAACGAGATCTGCCCGGCGCGATCAACGTCGACCTGATCGGTATCATCTCCAAGCACCTGCTGGACCAGGGCGTACACGTCGTGCTCGAAGGCATTCTGTACGCCTCGCATTACGGCCGGATGCTTGACTCCCTCCGCCGCGAGCACACGGGGCCCACCTTCGGGTACTACTTCGATATCCCGTACGAGGCCACTGTCGAGCGGCACTGGACCAAGAGCAACTGCGCCGACTGGTCGCCGGAGGACATGCGCGGGTGGTACCGGGAGAAGGACCTGCTGTCCGGCCACGATGAACGGATCATCGGACTGGAAAGCCGGGCTGAGGAGACGGTGCAACGCATTCTGGCCGAGACCGGTTTGCTCGACGCCCCACGTCCGCCCCACCCCGGCTTCGCCGAAGTCCGTCCGTAG